CGACGTGAAAAAAGAATCCTTGGCCATCGCCGAAGCCAACAAACTGGGCATCCCAGTTGTTGCAATCGTCGACACCAACTGCTCACCTGATGGCGTAGACTACGTCATTCCTGGCAACGATGACGCATCCCGTGCGATCTCGTTGTACTGTGACCTGGCTGCCCGTGCAGCTCTGGAAGGTATGTCCACTCAACTGGGCGCCGCTGGCGTTGACCTTGGCGCATTTGAAGAAGCGCTAGTTGAAGAAGCTACGGCTGAATCTGCCGAAGCCTAATTCAACCGTCACAGGTTTAACACATGGGGCAGGGTTGACCTGCCCCAATTCGTTTTGATTTGAGGAGAGCCAAAAGATGGCAATCACAGCAGCACTCGTGAAAGAACTGCGCGACTCGACCGGCGCAGGCATGATGGACTCGAAAAAAGCCCTGACCGAAACCAATGGTGACATGGAAGCCGCCGTTGACTGGCTGCGGACCAAGGGTCTGGCCAAGGCAGCAAAGAAATCCGGCCGTACCGCCGCTGAAGGCCTAGTAGCTGTAAGCGTTGAAGGTACCAAAGGTGTCGCGGTAGAAGTGAATTCAGAAACCGATTTCGTCGGAAAAAATGCTGAATTCCAAGGCATGGTCAGTGACATTGCTAAGGTTGCACTGAGTGTAAACGATGTTGACGCACTGAACGCAGCAGATATGGGCGGCAAGACTGTCGCTGAAGTAGTAACAGCCAAGGTTGCAACTATTGGTGAGAACATGTCGGTGCGCCGTATGTCCGCACTTGAAGGTGACCTGGTTGTTTCATACGTCCATAATTCGGTTACGTCCGGAATGGGCAAAATCGGTGTTCTGGTTGCATTGACCGGTGGTGACGAGGCTTTGGGCAAACAGATTGCGATGCACATTGCAGCTGTAAATCCGGCCGCACTGAGCGAAGCCGATCTGGACGCTTCGGTTGTTGAAAAAGAAAAACAGATCCAAATGGACATTGCCCGCGAGTCTGGCAAGCCGGAAGCTGTTATCGAAAAGATGATCGTCGGCCGTATGAAGAAATTCGTCGGTGAGTCGACATTGCTGAACCAATCGTTTGTAGTGAACCCTGATCTGACCGTTGGTGCTGCAGCCAAAGAAGTCGGCGCAACAATTACTGGTTTCGTTCGTCTTGAAGTTGGCGAAGGCATTGAAGTTGTGAAGGAAGACTTTGCGGCTGAAGTCGCCAAAGTTTCACAAAGCTAATATGGTTATCCAGCGGTTTTGAAGCTGGACATATATAGACAAGATGAGACCCGGCTCCGGACAGGTGCGGGTCTCATTTTTTTTCTGTGAGTTCCTTCTGGTACAAAAAAACGGAGCCGCGTTACCGCGACTCCGTTTCTTTTTCGAAGGGTCCCTCAAGATGGGGATGGAAGAAACCCTTCATTGACTTCCGGCTTGATGCCATCAATACGCACCCAACACGAAAAACGGGCTAGACTAGTTTAAAATAAAAACGCCTTCACTCGAATGTCCCTTTGGCTAAAGCCACCACTCACGGAACAATTGTAGAATGCAATTATTCTCGTTTTGGTGGAAGTAGTGAATACCTTACTTGCTCGGGTAGATTGAAACACAAAAAAAGACAACCACTTGGAGATTGAAGTTAAGCTTCCATCACAAACATCTGGTTCAGCAAGGCAGCCTTCAGTACAGCCTGCGCGGTGGTTTCAACGCTCAAGGAATCTCGTGCGAGACGTAAATGTTTTTCAACCGTGGCGGACGTTAAGCCCATCAGTATAGCAATATCCTGAGTGGTCTTTCCGTCACCGACCCATTGCAAAGCCTCGCGCTGGCGCTTGGTCAAGCCACGATTAGGAGGAGAGTAGGGAAGTGACAGAATTTTAAGATGGGTGATGTTGTTGATCAGGGTAATATCTTCACCGTGCTCGAGCCACATCTCATCCAAATGTTCCTGTGTCAGATCACGCTTGCCTGCCAGGGAAATCGCACCTTTGAATCGCCTTGAAATGGAATGAAAGCTAATTGTGTAACCCGCAGTCATTCCCATACGTTTATTAAACTCAATAACCTTTCGGCCTTCTGTACTTAACTCCCGATTGGCGTCCATTGCGTGTACTTGGCGCCAGCTACACGCGCCCTCATTCTCCAAGGCCCAGCGTGTCATTGGAGCATGAAAATAAAGTCCAGTGTGCATAAACCCTTTAAGGTACTCACTCGAGTGATTGGAAAGAATGACAAAATCATCTGGATCGCCAAGTGACGTTTCGGTTTTGTATCGCGTATAACCATAGATCAGCCGGTCAAAACCGTACTGTCCCATTTGGTCAATATGACCGACCCAGAGCTCCTCCAGGCTTCGGCTGCCAGATACAAAATGCAGATATTCCGTCAGCTTCATTTTAACTGCACTCTTCCAAATGGGCCAATAGAGCACTGATTGCCATCGTGTACCCCATAGATCCAAATCCACAAATTTGCCCAAGTGCTACTTTTGATATGTAAGACAACTGCCGAAAATCTTCCCGTGCGTGGATATTTGAAAGATGAACCTCGACACAGGGAATTTCTACGGAAGCCAGCGCATCCATAAGGGCAATTGACGTATGAGTGTAAGCTCCCGCATTCAGAACGATACCTTGGTGATGTCCCTTGGCGGCGTGTATGGCGTCGATCAAAGCACCTTCGTGATTAGACTGGTGACACACGACTTGAGCACCTTGAGACTTGGCGTGCTCAATGCAGTCATTGTCGATCATGTCCAAAGTGACCAGTCCGTATACGTCAGGCTGTCGAGTCCCAAGTAGATTTAGGTTCGGACCGTTCAGAACCAGGATACTACGCATTACAATCAATTCCTTTTACTCATTATCGTGCGGATTATGCCAGCCATCGCTGAAAGTCGAAAGGGAACTTACAAAATACTCGCCTTTTCTCAAATAAACTTGCCCATTGGGGCAAAAATACAAGAACGATTATCATCACAGAAACAGTACTCTAAAGTACCTGCTCTAAACCAAAAGTGCGTTTAGCATGGCTGCAAAGCCAGTCGGGGGCACAACTTTTTCTCTTACCCGTTGGTCAAGACTACTTTGCCTAACACATTTCTATTTTGCAGCATCTCAAGTGCCTGTTTGGCATCTTTCATATCGAATCGTGCACCTATATGAGGTTTAATTTTTCCGGCAATGTAGAGGTCAAATAGTTCCGACAAGTTCTGCAAATGTGATTTGGGATCTCGGAGTACTGACGCTCCCCAAAATACGCCGAGGATTTGGCATCCTTTCAACAGTGTCAAATTCAAAGGAATTTTGGGAATGCCGGCAGGGAACCCAACGACCAAATACCGTCCTTCCCATGCCAATGTACGCAATGCAGCTTCCGCATAATTCCCACCAACGGCATCGTAAACAATATCAACGCTCTCATTTCCCGCTAGCTCTTTGATACCACGCGTAAAATCCTTTTGCCCGGTCCGATCAAGTTCTTTACTGTAGACAATTGTTTCATCAGCACCAATGTTCCGACAAAACACCGCTTTTTCCTCGCTCGACACTGCCGCAATAACGTTTGCACCTGCGGCTTTTGCCAGTTCAATCGCTGCAGCCCCAACGCCGCCAGCTGCTCCGAGAATTAGGAGAGTTTCTCCGGACTGGATCCGGGCGCGATCCTTTAATGCGTGGTAAGACGTGCCATAGGTAAAGATAAAACAAGCGGCTTCTTCAAAAGTCATTTGCGACGGAAATTTGATAGCTTGATCAGCAGAAATGCAAATATGGGTGGCAAAACCGCCATGACCCGTCAGCGCCAAAACACGGTCGCCCAGTGAGAAGCCTTCGACATCCTCTCCAATGCCTATGACCCGTCCAGAAATTTCACCACCGGGGGCAAAGGGGCGAGGGGGCTTCATTTGGTAAAGGTCTCGAATGATTAGTGTGTCCGGGTAGTTAACCCCCGCAGAATGAATGCGAACTAGCAGTTGACCAGGTGCTACATTTGGATTTGGAATTTCGCTCCATTCCAAGGTTTCTGGGCCGCCCGGAGCGGTGCTGAGCATTGCCTTCATTTTGCTTTCTCCTTGATTTGACCTGAGCGAGCCAAAGTTACGTCAAGTCTTCTTTCCACCGACAGCGTTGTCAATGAAATTGCAAGATGCAATTCTGTTCAGAGGCGAAATATTCGTCTGGTACCCGTTCATTCACTGAGGCTACGATAACAATGGCTGAGATTACCCATAAACCATTCATTCGAAAGACTAATGGTATTGAGGATGAAGAGACACAACTACGCCTCACACTGAACGGTTCACCATAGGCACTGTTACCTTAAATTTGA
This portion of the Parasedimentitalea marina genome encodes:
- the tsf gene encoding translation elongation factor Ts; its protein translation is MAITAALVKELRDSTGAGMMDSKKALTETNGDMEAAVDWLRTKGLAKAAKKSGRTAAEGLVAVSVEGTKGVAVEVNSETDFVGKNAEFQGMVSDIAKVALSVNDVDALNAADMGGKTVAEVVTAKVATIGENMSVRRMSALEGDLVVSYVHNSVTSGMGKIGVLVALTGGDEALGKQIAMHIAAVNPAALSEADLDASVVEKEKQIQMDIARESGKPEAVIEKMIVGRMKKFVGESTLLNQSFVVNPDLTVGAAAKEVGATITGFVRLEVGEGIEVVKEDFAAEVAKVSQS
- a CDS encoding autoinducer binding domain-containing protein, whose translation is MKLTEYLHFVSGSRSLEELWVGHIDQMGQYGFDRLIYGYTRYKTETSLGDPDDFVILSNHSSEYLKGFMHTGLYFHAPMTRWALENEGACSWRQVHAMDANRELSTEGRKVIEFNKRMGMTAGYTISFHSISRRFKGAISLAGKRDLTQEHLDEMWLEHGEDITLINNITHLKILSLPYSPPNRGLTKRQREALQWVGDGKTTQDIAILMGLTSATVEKHLRLARDSLSVETTAQAVLKAALLNQMFVMEA
- the aroQ gene encoding type II 3-dehydroquinate dehydratase translates to MRSILVLNGPNLNLLGTRQPDVYGLVTLDMIDNDCIEHAKSQGAQVVCHQSNHEGALIDAIHAAKGHHQGIVLNAGAYTHTSIALMDALASVEIPCVEVHLSNIHAREDFRQLSYISKVALGQICGFGSMGYTMAISALLAHLEECS
- a CDS encoding NADPH:quinone oxidoreductase family protein, with the protein product MKAMLSTAPGGPETLEWSEIPNPNVAPGQLLVRIHSAGVNYPDTLIIRDLYQMKPPRPFAPGGEISGRVIGIGEDVEGFSLGDRVLALTGHGGFATHICISADQAIKFPSQMTFEEAACFIFTYGTSYHALKDRARIQSGETLLILGAAGGVGAAAIELAKAAGANVIAAVSSEEKAVFCRNIGADETIVYSKELDRTGQKDFTRGIKELAGNESVDIVYDAVGGNYAEAALRTLAWEGRYLVVGFPAGIPKIPLNLTLLKGCQILGVFWGASVLRDPKSHLQNLSELFDLYIAGKIKPHIGARFDMKDAKQALEMLQNRNVLGKVVLTNG